A genomic stretch from Clavelina lepadiformis chromosome 5, kaClaLepa1.1, whole genome shotgun sequence includes:
- the LOC143460533 gene encoding NACHT, LRR and PYD domains-containing protein 3-like isoform X2 — MSIQRHIIQNEGDSSNTDNLEVEPTTSSNVATMSNVQIRESNVENSPIVLGGQPTINYVTHNHPAPQPVAAEGSGNASDKRENAFKKVLKLHSKYLDREGKAAPKEERYQPSDKLLELRKNQREDANRIQFEELLKKNGDSSFISIIGYPGSGKSVLSKRLARSYTWPHHICWHRKFMDMNYRDKLTIEELIFKKAFPGLDDDTSAQAFNWLVENDDKATLIFDGFDQAEFELKENSPKEDYQTPMHVRDIMASLCSKHFLPNCRLIFTSRPHSMIFVPKSLRPSSTLLLGDLAPADMKKLFVAYTGTKSDEIWTKLNNNAPHLVPLCHNPLMLQMIISSQFHPSKRIGDATTLTRVFATVVENLRRSENLRYQEDFNELVLKLSQVAYNATKNGTVVITTEQLRKVGLDPSTVQDIVIQLFAHDGATNSRVFDGDCRLYFCHQTFQEFFAAFYIVYQMLVKDFEELLKNLFKDNWSVVRRFISGLLLDLGPLPASDAENLETKKEIFVETLHQRLAEISSKYVENPYDEALRDKLFDLYACVGEGKDSSIATKAAEHFPTTLFLPQPMNSNLVPGFCFVLKHVTKKLDVLSLWDCSLDANSFHEIASVIKEMKPGQIGRMEIGYNKLQPSNIDDVIGLLRVVRGVLSMWECFIDDGWSRVANQDEINKIQSTLNQIQTKLEVHVDDDITLRSQKWIGMNETNPRSAK, encoded by the exons ATGAGCATACAGAGACACATCATTCAAAATGAG GGTGATTCTTCAAACACTGATAATTTAGAAGTTGAACCAACAACTTCAAGCAATGTGGCGACGATGTCAAACGTACAAATTCGTGAGAGCAATGTTGAAAATAGCCCCATTGTTTTAGGTGGTCAGCCCACAATTAATTATG TCACCCACAACCATCCAGCACCACAGCCAGTGGCAGCAGAAGGAAGTGGAAATGCATCAgataaaa gagaaaatgcatttaaaaaagtgCTGAAACTTCATTCTAAATATTTGGATCGTGAAG GGAAAGCCGCTCCAAAAGAAGAGAGATACCAGCCCTCTGATAAACTCTTGGAGTTGCGGAAAAATCAACGAGAAGACGCGAACCGAATCCAATTTGAAGaacttttaaagaaaaatggtGACTCCAGTTTTATCAGCATCATCGGATACCCAGGGAGTGGTAAATCTGTTCTAAGTAAAAGGTTGGCGAGATCTTACACCTGGCCCCATCACATCTGCTGGCACAGAAAGTTCATGGACATGAATTACAGGGACAAATTGACAATTGAGGAGCTGATATTCAAAAAGGCTTTTCCTGGCCTCGATGACGACACATCTGCCCAAGCATTCAACTGGCTGGTAGAAAACGACGACAAAGCCACGTTGATTTTTGACGGCTTTGATCAAGCCGAGTTTGAATTGAAGGAAAACTCTCCTAAAGAAGATTACCAAACTCCAATGCATGTGCGTGATATTATGGCCAGTCTATGCAGCAAACATTTCCTGCCGAATTGTCGGCTCATTTTTACATCTCGTCCCCATTCTATGATATTCGTGCCCAAATCTCTACGTCCCAGTTCAACGTTGCTTCTTGGTGACCTTGCTCCTGCTGACATGAAAAAGCTGTTTGTTGCCTACACCGGCACGAAGTCGGATGAAATTTGGACGAAACTAAACAACAACGCTCCCCACCTTGTCCCGCTTTGCCACAATCCGTTGATGCTGCAGATGATAATCTCGTCCCAATTCCATCCTTCCAAGAGGATCGGTGATGCCACAACTTTGACTCGAGTATTTGCGACGGTGGTTGAAAATCTTCGTCGTAGTGAGAATCTCAGGTACCAAGAGGATTTCAATGAACTCGTGTTAAAACTGTCCCAAGTCGCCTACAATGCAACTAAAAATGGAACTGTGGTGATTACCACTGAACAGTTGCGGAAAGTTGGTCTTGATCCCAGCACAGTCCAAGATATCGTCATCCAGTTGTTTGCTCACGATGGTGCCACCAACAGCAGAGTATTTGATGGCGACTGCAGACTGTATTTCTGCCACCAAACATTTCAGGAgttttttgctgctttttacATCGTCTACCAAATGCTGGTGAAGGATTTCGAGGAACTTTTGAAGAACCTGTTCAAAGACAACTGGTCTGTCGTTCGAAGATTCATCTCTGGTCTTCTTCTTGATTTGGGTCCTCTTCCTGCCTCAGATGCAG AAAACCTTGAAACGAAAAAGGAGATCTTTGTTGAAACTTTGCACCAACGACTGGCAGAGATCTCATCAAAATATGTGGAAAACCCAT ATGATGAAGCACTCAGAGACAAACTATTCGACCTGTACGCCTGCGTTGGAGAAGGAAAAGATTCGTCCATCGCAACCAAAGCAGCAGAGCATTTTCCAACAACACTCTTTTTACCGCAGCCGATGAATTCAAACCTGGTCCCTGGGTTCTGCTTTGTCTTaaaacacgtcacaaagaaattgGATGTACTCAGTCTGTGGGACTGTTCGCTGGATGCGAATTCATTTCACGAGATCGCTTCGGTCATAAAAGAGATGAAACCAGGACAA ATTGGAAGGATGGAGATCGGGTATAACAAACTGCAACCATCAAAcatcgatgacgtcatcgggTTGTTGAGAGTCGTGAGAGGTGTGCTGTCGATGTGGGAATGCTTCATTGATGATGGATGGAGTCGAGTTGCTAATCAGgatgaaatcaacaaaatcCAATCAACTCTCAACCAGATTCAAACCAAGTTGGAAGTTCATGTTGATGATGACATCACACTTCGCTCACAGAAGTGGATCGGGATGAACGAGACAAATCCAAGAAGCGCTAAATGA
- the LOC143460533 gene encoding protein NLRC5-like isoform X1 — MSIQRHIIQNEGDSSNTDNLEVEPTTSSNVATMSNVQIRESNVENSPIVLGGQPTINYVTHNHPAPQPVAAEGSGNASDKRENAFKKVLKLHSKYLDREGDLSIQGVYVCKDEIPVVHPSITQIPFFEGKAAPKEERYQPSDKLLELRKNQREDANRIQFEELLKKNGDSSFISIIGYPGSGKSVLSKRLARSYTWPHHICWHRKFMDMNYRDKLTIEELIFKKAFPGLDDDTSAQAFNWLVENDDKATLIFDGFDQAEFELKENSPKEDYQTPMHVRDIMASLCSKHFLPNCRLIFTSRPHSMIFVPKSLRPSSTLLLGDLAPADMKKLFVAYTGTKSDEIWTKLNNNAPHLVPLCHNPLMLQMIISSQFHPSKRIGDATTLTRVFATVVENLRRSENLRYQEDFNELVLKLSQVAYNATKNGTVVITTEQLRKVGLDPSTVQDIVIQLFAHDGATNSRVFDGDCRLYFCHQTFQEFFAAFYIVYQMLVKDFEELLKNLFKDNWSVVRRFISGLLLDLGPLPASDAENLETKKEIFVETLHQRLAEISSKYVENPYDEALRDKLFDLYACVGEGKDSSIATKAAEHFPTTLFLPQPMNSNLVPGFCFVLKHVTKKLDVLSLWDCSLDANSFHEIASVIKEMKPGQIGRMEIGYNKLQPSNIDDVIGLLRVVRGVLSMWECFIDDGWSRVANQDEINKIQSTLNQIQTKLEVHVDDDITLRSQKWIGMNETNPRSAK; from the exons ATGAGCATACAGAGACACATCATTCAAAATGAG GGTGATTCTTCAAACACTGATAATTTAGAAGTTGAACCAACAACTTCAAGCAATGTGGCGACGATGTCAAACGTACAAATTCGTGAGAGCAATGTTGAAAATAGCCCCATTGTTTTAGGTGGTCAGCCCACAATTAATTATG TCACCCACAACCATCCAGCACCACAGCCAGTGGCAGCAGAAGGAAGTGGAAATGCATCAgataaaa gagaaaatgcatttaaaaaagtgCTGAAACTTCATTCTAAATATTTGGATCGTGAAGGTGACCTCAGCATTCAAGGCGTCTACGTTTGTAAAGATGAGATTCCCGTTGTTCACCCAAGCATAACTCAAATACCCTTCTTTGAAGGGAAAGCCGCTCCAAAAGAAGAGAGATACCAGCCCTCTGATAAACTCTTGGAGTTGCGGAAAAATCAACGAGAAGACGCGAACCGAATCCAATTTGAAGaacttttaaagaaaaatggtGACTCCAGTTTTATCAGCATCATCGGATACCCAGGGAGTGGTAAATCTGTTCTAAGTAAAAGGTTGGCGAGATCTTACACCTGGCCCCATCACATCTGCTGGCACAGAAAGTTCATGGACATGAATTACAGGGACAAATTGACAATTGAGGAGCTGATATTCAAAAAGGCTTTTCCTGGCCTCGATGACGACACATCTGCCCAAGCATTCAACTGGCTGGTAGAAAACGACGACAAAGCCACGTTGATTTTTGACGGCTTTGATCAAGCCGAGTTTGAATTGAAGGAAAACTCTCCTAAAGAAGATTACCAAACTCCAATGCATGTGCGTGATATTATGGCCAGTCTATGCAGCAAACATTTCCTGCCGAATTGTCGGCTCATTTTTACATCTCGTCCCCATTCTATGATATTCGTGCCCAAATCTCTACGTCCCAGTTCAACGTTGCTTCTTGGTGACCTTGCTCCTGCTGACATGAAAAAGCTGTTTGTTGCCTACACCGGCACGAAGTCGGATGAAATTTGGACGAAACTAAACAACAACGCTCCCCACCTTGTCCCGCTTTGCCACAATCCGTTGATGCTGCAGATGATAATCTCGTCCCAATTCCATCCTTCCAAGAGGATCGGTGATGCCACAACTTTGACTCGAGTATTTGCGACGGTGGTTGAAAATCTTCGTCGTAGTGAGAATCTCAGGTACCAAGAGGATTTCAATGAACTCGTGTTAAAACTGTCCCAAGTCGCCTACAATGCAACTAAAAATGGAACTGTGGTGATTACCACTGAACAGTTGCGGAAAGTTGGTCTTGATCCCAGCACAGTCCAAGATATCGTCATCCAGTTGTTTGCTCACGATGGTGCCACCAACAGCAGAGTATTTGATGGCGACTGCAGACTGTATTTCTGCCACCAAACATTTCAGGAgttttttgctgctttttacATCGTCTACCAAATGCTGGTGAAGGATTTCGAGGAACTTTTGAAGAACCTGTTCAAAGACAACTGGTCTGTCGTTCGAAGATTCATCTCTGGTCTTCTTCTTGATTTGGGTCCTCTTCCTGCCTCAGATGCAG AAAACCTTGAAACGAAAAAGGAGATCTTTGTTGAAACTTTGCACCAACGACTGGCAGAGATCTCATCAAAATATGTGGAAAACCCAT ATGATGAAGCACTCAGAGACAAACTATTCGACCTGTACGCCTGCGTTGGAGAAGGAAAAGATTCGTCCATCGCAACCAAAGCAGCAGAGCATTTTCCAACAACACTCTTTTTACCGCAGCCGATGAATTCAAACCTGGTCCCTGGGTTCTGCTTTGTCTTaaaacacgtcacaaagaaattgGATGTACTCAGTCTGTGGGACTGTTCGCTGGATGCGAATTCATTTCACGAGATCGCTTCGGTCATAAAAGAGATGAAACCAGGACAA ATTGGAAGGATGGAGATCGGGTATAACAAACTGCAACCATCAAAcatcgatgacgtcatcgggTTGTTGAGAGTCGTGAGAGGTGTGCTGTCGATGTGGGAATGCTTCATTGATGATGGATGGAGTCGAGTTGCTAATCAGgatgaaatcaacaaaatcCAATCAACTCTCAACCAGATTCAAACCAAGTTGGAAGTTCATGTTGATGATGACATCACACTTCGCTCACAGAAGTGGATCGGGATGAACGAGACAAATCCAAGAAGCGCTAAATGA